The following coding sequences lie in one Apium graveolens cultivar Ventura chromosome 3, ASM990537v1, whole genome shotgun sequence genomic window:
- the LOC141714813 gene encoding protein STRICTOSIDINE SYNTHASE-LIKE 12-like: MALAIQTFQYKFIVTSLWLVYCVFITSYHVVGADDQLAYFAKLNLPRGAMGPDSLAFNKKGDEFYTGVTNGRILKYELANHAFVDFASTSPLRNRAISDNRNDTKLGQVPCRPLGVAINFNNDDLYITDAICGLAVVGSGGGVATTIANSANGIPFLFPDSIDIDTQTETVYFTDAGAIFQKTLNVAEILSSGDTSGKLLKYDPQTKQITVLLTELSGATGVAVSADGAFVLVSEYIAKQIRRYWIRGPLAGTSDIFIELAGSPDNIKRTMFGDFWVAVSMMDLQQPLPSLVPWGQRINPFGIILENFSLEVQYRNAIVSEVQENAWGIFVGTLLGSFVGIYRR, encoded by the exons ATGGCTTTAGCTATACAAACATTTCAATACAAATTCATTGTCACATCACTTTGGCTAGTTTATTGTGTTTTCATCACTAGTTACCATGTAGTTGGTGCTGATGATCAGTTAGCATACTTTGCCAAGCTTAATCTTCCGAGAGGGGCAATGGGTCCAGATTCTCTTGCTTTCAACAAGAAAGGGGACGAGTTTTATACTGGTGTTACCAATGGTAGAATCCTTAAGTATGAATTGGCGAATCATGCTTTCGTCGATTTTGCCTCCACTTCACCTTTACG GAACAGAGCAATTTCTGATAACAGAAATGATACAAAACTGGGGCAAGTTCCTTGTAGGCCACTGGGCGTCGCAATCAACTTCAATAATGATGACCTGTACATCACAGATGCTATATGTGGATTAGCTGTAGTGGGTTCTGGAGGCGGGGTTGCAACTACGATAGCCAATAGCGCAAATGGCATTCCTTTTCTGTTTCCGGATTCCATTGACATCGATACACAAACAGAAACTGTTTATTTTACAGATGCTGGTGCTATATTTCAAAAAAC CCTCAACGTTGCAGAAATACTATCAAGTGGAGACACAAGCGGGAAATTGCTGAAATATGATCCACAAACCAAACAAATTACAGTGTTGCTAACAGAACTCTCTGGTGCAACTGGTGTCGCGGTTAGTGCAGATGGGGCTTTTGTGCTTGTTTCAGAGTATATTGCCAAGCAAATCCGCAGATACTGGATTAGAGGACCACTAGCCGGAACATCAGATATATTTATAGAACTTGCTGGGAGCCCTGATAACATCAAGAGGACCATGTTTGGAGATTTTTGGGTTGCAGTGAGCATGATGGATTTGCAACAACCTTTGCCATCACTGGTGCCTTGGGGACAAAGAATAAATCCTTTTGGTATAATATTGGAAAACTTTAGTCTTGAAGTGCAATATAGAAATGCAATTGTAAGTGAGGTTCAAGAAAATGCATGGGGAATATTTGTTGGGACTCTGTTAGGAAGTTTCGTTGGCATTTACAGAAGATAG